The following coding sequences are from one Nilaparvata lugens isolate BPH chromosome 6, ASM1435652v1, whole genome shotgun sequence window:
- the LOC111054809 gene encoding uncharacterized protein LOC111054809, whose product MDGKPPFISAFIELYRAYPCLWKVKDDTYSNKRSRDEAYGELLKFYKKTVPSATIDTVKKKINNLRCAFRKELKKVKQPKSGSSGDDAYTPSLWYFDLLLFTADHEETRATIGSDESQLESQDETSNHTSSQLVSPPSSVSNLSWTDNISSGPSTSSGNPKKSGNHKKRKDAIDAAVKALKEDDEFDGIGLNVACKLRRMDEDQKLYAEMLINKVLMYGVKGKLQEETDVRGLKFVQPQTPVRRVEKNISYSFGQDQNLQTTNNFSPITGEGSTGIPEVKEYFESAHADSDNQLSEFILLH is encoded by the exons ATGGACGGGAAGCCTCCTTTCATTTCAGcgtttattgaattatatcgGGCATACCCGTGTTTGTGGAAAGTGAAGGACGATACCTATTCAAATAAACGATCGCGGGATGAGGCCTACGGagagttattaaaattttataaaaaaactgTGCCATCAGCCACCATTGACACtgtgaaaaagaaaattaataactTGAGATGTGCGTTCCGTAAAGAGCTAAAGAAAGTGAAACAGCCGAAGTCAGGCTCATCAGGAGATGACGCATACACCCCATCACTGTGGTATTTCGACTTGCTATTGTTTACAGCCGACCATGAAGAAACTAGAGCGACAATTGGGAGCGACGAATCACAACTC GAGAGTCAGGATGAAACCTCAAACCATACATCATCACAACTGGTATCACCCCCTTCCTCAGTTTCTAACCTCAGTTGGACTGACAATATTTCATCAGGCCCATCAACTTCATCCGGAAATCCAAAAAAATCGGGCAATCATAAGAAAAGAAAAGATGCTATCGACGCAGCTGTGAAAGCTTTGAAGGAGGACGATGAGTTCGATGGCATTGGGCTCAATGTAGCATGCAAATTACGCCGTATGGATGAAGATCAAAAACTGTATGCCGAAATGTTAATCAACAAAGTGTTGATGTATGGTGTGAAGGGAAAGCTTCAAGAGGAAACTGATGTCCGGGGTCTCAAGTTCGTACAGCCACAAACACCAGTTCGTCgagtagaaaaaaatatttcctacTCCTTTGGTCAAGATCAAAACCTCCAGACTACTAACAACTTCAGTCCGATAACTGGAGAGGGAAGTACAGGAATACCGGAAGTAAAGGAATACTTTGAATCTGCTCACGCTGACTCTGATAACCAGTTGTCTGAATTTATATTGTTGCACTAG
- the LOC111059749 gene encoding protein ANTAGONIST OF LIKE HETEROCHROMATIN PROTEIN 1-like — translation MLRRKRCAMFILSVLGEPQEKRVWVKSWLRDREASSHISLLRELRLSHHEDLTNYLRMSEENFQKLLNLVEIRITKMDTHLRQAITAEERLTATLRFLATGQSFEDLKFPTRISPQALGKIIPETCRQLYLVLKDSYLKLPNSEEEWQQTGKDFENRWNFPNCGGAIDGKHIRIKKPPNSGSYFYNYKGFCSIVLMAIVNADYQFIYVNIGCNGRVSDGGVIECTGFYTKLLNKSLNLPPNSANKANLNFVFVADDAFALHENVLKPYPQRQLTYDQRIFNYRLSRARRIVENAFGILSSRFRIFHTEINLNPEKIDFIVLAACALHNFLRKEAKALYMPSNSLDVEDIDSGEVIRGDRVEDQLVGLRQGYNRQVLCENAKDNRDNYKKYFVGEGAVSWQNKFVTNN, via the exons ATGCTCCGTCGGAAACGTTGCGCTATGTTTATTTTGTCAGTTCTAGGAGAACCCCAAGAAAAAAGGGTCTGGGTAAAAAGTTGGCTGCGAGATAGAGAGGCTAGCTCTCATATTTCGTTGCTTCGTGAACTAAGGCTGTCTCACCATGAGGATCTAACTAATTATCTAAGGATGAGTgaggaaaatttccaaaaacttttaaatttggTTGAAATCAGAATCACAAAAATGGACACTCATTTACGCCAGGCTATCACTGCCGAAGAAAGGTTGACTGCAACTCTGAGATTTTTGGCAACGGGTCAAAGTTTTGAAGATCTGAAGTTTCCCACGCGAATTTCACCTCAAGCACTTGGGAAAATCATACCCGAGACCTGCAGACAACTTTACCTGGTGCTAAAGGATTCTTATTTGAAG ttACCAAACTCTGAAGAGGAATGGCAACAGACAGGGAAAGATTTCGAAAACAGATGGAACTTTCCTAATTGTGGAGGGGCCATTGATGGGAAGCATATCAGAATCAAGAAACCTCCAAACAGTGgctcatatttttataattacaaGGGGTTCTGCAGTATAGTTTTGATGGCAATCGTTAATGCAGACTATCAGTTCATATACGTGAACATTGGCTGTAACGGCAGAGTCTCTGATGGAGGTGTAATTGAATGTACCGGTTTTTATACAAAGTTACTAAACAAAAGTCTCAATTTGCCACCAAACAGTGCCAACAAGGCAAACCTCAATTTTGTATTTGTAGCTGATGACGCTTTTGCTTTGCATGAAAACGTTCTCAAACCATATCCTCAAAGACAATTGACTTATGACCAGCGCATATTCAACTACCGTTTGAGCAGAGCTCGCAGAATAGTAGAAAATGCTTTCGGCATTCTGTCAAGTCGTTTCCGGATATTTCACACAGAAATCAACTTGAATccagaaaaaatagatttcatTGTGCTAGCAGCGTGTGCTCTTCATAATTTCCTGAGGAAGGAAGCAAAAGCGTTGTACATGCCATCGAATTCACTTGATGTAGAAGATATTGATAGTGGGGAAGTTATTCGAGGGGATAGGGTGGAAGATCAGCTGGTGGGTCTACGGCAGGGATATAATAGACAAGTTTTGTGTGAAAATGCAAAAGACAATCGTGATaattacaagaaatattttgttggagAAGGTGCAGTTTCCTGGCAAAACAAATTTGTCACCAATAATTGA